The proteins below are encoded in one region of Malaclemys terrapin pileata isolate rMalTer1 chromosome 8, rMalTer1.hap1, whole genome shotgun sequence:
- the CCN1 gene encoding CCN family member 1: MSYQTTSYFFLAVAFVHLFRLALSACPAACQCPLEVPKCAPGVGLVLDGCGCCKVCAKQLNEDCSKTQPCDHTKGLECNFGASTTAQKGICRAQSEGRPCEYNSKIYQNGESFQPNCKHQCTCIDGAVGCIPLCPQELSLPNLGCANPRLVKVPGQCCEEWVCDETKDAPEELEGFFNKEFGLDASEGELTRNNELIAIVKGGLKTLPVFGSEPYSRSFESLKCIVQTTSWSQCSKTCGTGISTRVTNDNPDCRLVKETRICEVRPCEQTSYGSLKKGKKCTKTKKSQAPMKFTYAGCSSVKKYRPKYCGSCVDGRCCTPHQTRTVKIRFRCDDGETFTKNVMMIQSCKCNYNCPHANEAYPYYRLFNDIHKFRD, encoded by the exons ATGAGCTACCAAACCACCAGTTATTTCTTTCTGGCTGTTGCCTTCGTCCACTTATTCAGGCTG GCGCTTTCCGCCTGCCCGGCCGCCTGCCAGTGCCCTCTGGAGGTGCCCAAATGTGCCCCGGGAGTCGGTCTCGTTCTGGACGGCTGCGGCTGCTGTAAAGTCTGCGCTAAACAACTCAACGAGGACTGCAGTAAGACCCAGCCTTGTGATCACACCAAGGGGCTGGAATGCAATTTCGGCGCCAGTACCACGGCTCAGAAGGGGATCTGCAGAG CGCAATCCGAGGGGAGACCCTGTGAATATAACTCAAAAATCTACCAGAATGGTGAAAGTTTCCAGCCCAATTGTAAACACCAGTGCACATGCATAGATGGAGCTGTGGGCTGCATCCCACTCTGCCCACAAGAACTCTCTCTCCCTAACCTGGGCTGTGCCAACCCAAGGCTGGTTAAAGTCCCTGGCCAGTGCTGTGAAGAATGGGTCTGTGATGAGACCAAAGATGCTCCTGAGGAGTTGGAAGGTTTCTTCAACAAAGAATTTGGCCTGGATGCTTCTGAAGGTGAATTAACCAGGAACAACGAGCTGATTGCCATTGTGAAAGGAGGACTGAAAACGCTACCTG TCTTTGGATCTGAGCCATACAGCCGATCTTTTGAGAGTCTCAAATGCATCGTGCAGACAACTTCATGGTCCCAGTGTTCAAAGACTTGTGGAACTGGCATCTCTACCAGAGTCACCAATGATAATCCCGACTGTAGACTAGTCAAAGAGACCAGGATATGTGAAGTGCGGCCATGTGAACAGACCAGTTATGGTTCCCTAAAG AAGGGAAAGAAATGCACCAAGACCAAGAAGTCACAAGCCCCAATGAAGTTTACTTATGCTGGCTGTTCCAGTGTGAAGAAGTATCGCCCCAAATACTGTGGCTCCTGTGTGGATGGAAGATGCTGTACCCCCCACCAGACCAGGACCGTCAAGATCAGGTTCCGTTGTGATGATGGAGAAACTTTCACTAAGAATGTAATGATGATCCAGTCTTGCAAATGCAACTACAACTGTCCACATGCAAATGAAGCTTACCCATATTACAGACTGTTCAATGACATTCACAAATTTAGGGACTAA